GCCAGCTCCTGTAATAAAGCCAGTATGATGGCCTTCTTATCGTTTTTAACAGACACCATTTTTTTGTCGCCGCCTTTGGCGTCTGCAATGGCCAGCCGAAAATCAGGCAGCTCTTTTTTGAGTTCCGCCAGGGCCGCCGGGGGTGTTGGGTAATCGGGATTGTTTTCCATTTCCTTTATTACCCGCTCACTGGTTGATACCAGTTCGCCTTCGCTTTTCTTGTACTTTGTTGATATTTGGTCCATAATTTTAAGTTTGTGAACGTTAAATAATTGCAATACCAGTTGCACTACTAATCAGGAACAAAACCAGCTGTATTGGCCAATATCGCTGTTTCATTTGTCAATCGATTGACAATGCAAATAAACATCACAAAGCATATTGCGAAACCTAGTAAACCTAGTACTAGGTCGTTTACCGCGTTGATTATGAGGGAGAAGAATTTTAAAAAAAGTTTTAGGAGCGGGTAACAATCCGGGAAGACTGACCACCGTCATTTTTTTTGAAGGCATTCCCATTTATAAACGACAGATATTCGCTGGCGCAGCATCATTACTGATTATAAAAGATAAATATTCGCGGGAGCGCTATCATTTTTAATTTTAAAATGATAAAAAATAACTGACGGGGTATTGTTTGCGTTTATAAATGACAAAAATTCGCTGGCGGGCGTCATTTCTGTTTACAAAACGTAAAAAATAATTGGCGCGGTACCGTTTGCGTTTATAAACGATAAAAAATCGCTGGAGAACGTCATTTCCGCCTACAGAACGTAAAAAATAATTGGCGCGGTACCGTTTGCGTTTATAAACGACAAAAATTCGCTGGCAAAAATCAAAAATACGCAGCGTTGAACAAAAAAAAACGCGTTTCGGCCCCGCCAAAACGCGTCTGTTACTGAATAACAACATATTACGGTTCCATCACCCTAATCTTCAACCCATTCAGGGTTTCATCAACCAGTATCTGGCACGACAAACGAATGATTGACTGCGTAGTCATCATTCTTCTGATAACAGCAGCCTCTTTAGTATCGGTTGCTACTACCAGGTTCTCCCCCGCATTCAACAATTCAACCATACAGGTGCCGCAGCGGGCCTGGCCACCACACTCCCCCATTCCATCTACCCACACCTGATCTTTTATCAGTACCATCAGGTTCCGGTACTCGCCCGCAAACGTTTCAACGGTCTGGTGGTTACCATTGTACTCGATAAATAAAGTAATATTCTTTTCTCTTTCCGTCATACGATTCCTTGCGGCGTAAAGATACAATCATACACCAGCCCCAGGTCCATAATATTTACAAAAAGCTCAGGGTCCCAATCATTTTTCTTAAGCGGCCAGCTCCTGTTCCAATCCAAGTGCTTTGGGGAACAGGATATTATTTTCCAAATGAATATGCTTTAACAGATCGGCTTCAAACTCCTGCAGCTTGCTGAATAAAAAGGCGTAGGAGTTGCAGGCATTGGCAGGAAGCGCATAATCATTGGTGAGCTCACGAAATGCATGCAATTCTTCGCCTGTGCGTTCGTGTTCGGTTTCCATAGCCTGTACGGGAGATGCCACGGAGAAACCGGTTTTAAATCTGGCGCCCTGTTTCTTTTTCGCCACCAGCTCTTTCACATAGGGGAATAAAGCCTGTTCTTCTTTTTCCAGGTGCGATAACAGATCTGCCAGGCATTGTTGTACGCCTACTGACAAATGCACCAGTTCAGGATGTTGATCGCCATGCCGGTTAGCCACTTTCACTACCAGTTCTTTGATCATCGTAGCGTTATCGCGTACATACCTGTGATGGATGTTCACGATGTAATCGGCCAGGAAATCGAGGTCCCAGGTATTGAATTCTATCCCGGCTTTCTCCCGGCTGTTCTCCTCAAAGTTTTTCATTTCCACTTCCAGTTGTTCCTGGGTAATGCCCACTTCTTCGCATGCCTGTTTCACTGATTTTTTACCACCACAACAAAAGTCGATGCCCAGTTTTTTAAACACTTCCGCCTTGCGGATGTCTTTGGCTACTATTTGCCCTACGGTTTCACCCTTTGCAGCCGGCGCCGGTTTGGCAAGCGCCACCCGCCACCTGTTAGGCCCCTGTTCCAGGTAATTCCAGGTAAAGGTGTTGCCTCTTTCGCCCAGCAACTGATAATACAATGGTTTGGGATCATGGTCGTTGAGGATGGTGAAAGTTTCACCGGCGCTCAATGCATCAAAGCACTGGAAAATGGTTGGGTGTTTTAACCGGGGTTCAATTTTGGTTACATCTAGTATTTCTGCAAGTATCATAGTTCAAGTTTTTATTGGTCACATAAAATATTTAAATACCTTTTTGTCTTTTATTAAAACAAAAAAAATCAACGCTTCAGGAAAACCAGTTTTTGCTCCAGCTGCTCACTGAATTCGCCCAGATGGGTGGTGCGCAGCAATTTTGAAATGGCGTCACGGATCTTTTTAAATTCATTGTGAAGCGGACATGGCTTTGCCTCCGAGCATTGTTTCAGCCCCAGTCCACAACCAGTAAAGATCTGATCGCC
The Niastella koreensis GR20-10 genome window above contains:
- a CDS encoding 2Fe-2S iron-sulfur cluster-binding protein; this encodes MTEREKNITLFIEYNGNHQTVETFAGEYRNLMVLIKDQVWVDGMGECGGQARCGTCMVELLNAGENLVVATDTKEAAVIRRMMTTQSIIRLSCQILVDETLNGLKIRVMEP
- the ric gene encoding iron-sulfur cluster repair di-iron protein → MILAEILDVTKIEPRLKHPTIFQCFDALSAGETFTILNDHDPKPLYYQLLGERGNTFTWNYLEQGPNRWRVALAKPAPAAKGETVGQIVAKDIRKAEVFKKLGIDFCCGGKKSVKQACEEVGITQEQLEVEMKNFEENSREKAGIEFNTWDLDFLADYIVNIHHRYVRDNATMIKELVVKVANRHGDQHPELVHLSVGVQQCLADLLSHLEKEEQALFPYVKELVAKKKQGARFKTGFSVASPVQAMETEHERTGEELHAFRELTNDYALPANACNSYAFLFSKLQEFEADLLKHIHLENNILFPKALGLEQELAA